The Bacillus andreraoultii sequence ACAAAATTATAAAAGGAAAACCAGAACTCAATGGTTTACCTGCAGTCTACATTGAATCGGAAGACGAGGCTGAAACATTACAGCTCCATTTAATTGATTCATACTCTAAGCTAGAAGTTGTGTTAAATTATTCCGTCTTTAAGAATTTCAATGCCATCACCCGTTCTGTTCTCTTCATTAATAACGGAGGCGAAAAACTAAAGTTATTACGCACTTTAAGCTCATCCGTAGATTTTCGTGGTGATGACTTTGAAACTCTTTATCTTTCTGGAGCTTGGACACGCGAAGCACATATACAAAGAAGGCCGGTTAGTCCAGGTACAATATCAATCGAAAGTAGAAGGGGGGCGAGTAGTCACCAATTAAATCCTTTCTTTGCTCTTCTTCGTCCAAACACAGATGAGAAGCAAGGCGATATCTATGGATTCAGTTTTATATATAGCGGTAATTTCTTAGCATCCGCTGAAGTAGACCAATTTAATAATACGAGAGTGTCAATAGGGTTGAATCCATTTGATTTTACATGGAACTTATCCCCTGGGGAGGAATTCCAAACACCTGAGGCGGTTATGGTTTATTCATCAGAAGGAATCGGCGGCATGTCTCGCACCTATCACAAACTTTATCGAACTCGTTTAGCAAGAGGAATTTATCGCGATAAAGAACGACCGATTTTAGTTAATAACTGGGAAGCAACCTATTTTAATTTTACAGAAGATAAAATTGAAGAGATTGCTAAAGTTGGCGCAGAATTAGGAATCGAGTTGTTTGTTTTAGACGATGGATGGTTTGGAAAAAGAGACGATGATACAACTTCCTTGGGAGATTGGTTTGAAGACAAACGAAAACTACCAAACGGATTAGAAGGATTGTCAAAACGCGTTACTGAGTTAGGATTAAAATTCGGTCTATGGGTTGAACCAGAAATGATTTCACCTGATAGTGAATTATATAGAAAACATCCCGATTGGTGTTTGCACGTAAAAGGAAGACGAAGAACATTAGCAAGAACACAACTCATTCTTGATCTTACTAGAAAAGAAGTCAGAGACTATGTGGTGAACGTTTTAAGCGATATTTTTGCACGAGTTCCAATCGCATATATTAAATGGGATATGAACCGTTTTATGACAGAGATTGGTTCGATTGGTTGGTCCAATGAACACCAAATGGAAATTGCTCATCGCTATATACTCGGCCTTTATGAAATTTTGGAACATGTAACAACAAAATTTCCTCATATTTTATTTGAAAGTTGTTCAAGCGGTGGTGGCCGTTTTGATCCAGGCATGCTATATTACATGCCCCAAACTTGGACAAGCGATGACACAGATGCCATTGAGCGTCTAAAAATACAATATGGTACAAGCATTGTTTATCCGATCAGCTCCATTGGTGCACATGTTTCAGCCATTCCTAATCATCAAGTGGGACGAAATACCCCTATAACGACTAGAGGACACGTTGCAATGAGCGGTAACTTCGGATACGAATTAGACCTAACAAAGTTTACGAACGATGAAAAGAAAATCGTTAAGGATCAAGTAAAAATATATAAGGAAATCCGCTCTCTTGTCCAACAAGGGGATTTATATCGACTTTTAAGCCCGTTTGAAGGAAATGAAACGTCATGGATGTTTGTTTCAGAAGATAAAAAAGAAGCAATCGCGTTTTATTTCCGTGTACTAGCTGAACCGCATGCTCCATATAAGAGATTATTACTACAAGGCTTAAATCCAAATATAAAGTATCAAGTTGATGGATTTACCGACACATTTTACGGAGATTACTTAATGTTAGCAGGAATACCAATTTCACCAGAGAATCATGACTATTCAAGCCTGATGATACGCATTCAAGCGGTAGATAAAGAATAAAATTAAAGGCTTCTCTATGAACCTATAATCTTGAATTTTACGCGAAAACGGGATCATTGACCGGAAATCACGGGCTTTTTGCGAAAACTGGCTCATAGGACTTTTCTATGAGCCTTTTATCTTGATTATTACGCAAAAACGGATTATAGATCTTCTCTATGAGCCTAAAATTATGAGTTTTTCGCGAAAACGGGCTTATTGAACCTTTCTATGAACCCATAATCATGAGTTTTTCGCGAAAACAGTCTTATAGAACATTTCTATGATCCCAAAATCATAAAACTTTCGCAAAAACGGGCTCATAGAACCTATCTATGAACCCATAATCACGGAACCTTTGCAAAATCTGGCTCATAGAACTTCCCTTTGAGCCCATTATATTGAGTATTACGTGAATAACGGCTTAATAACCATAGACCTTCTTTTTTTAGTAACAATTCCTTAAAAGCACATGAGTGATACAAATGATTATCTACTGCAAAAGAGCATGTAAAAGGTTGGCTTCAGTATGATCCCATCACTCTCACCCCAACTTGAACCCATCCAATAACTTTACCGATAAACGAAAAATAACCCCCTTAAACTGCTGTACCAACCTAACCTAAATTAGAATATCATGTTCTTATTTGTTTGCCGCAAACTTTCCGTTACTTAACAATAAACTATTATTATAAAATTATTAACCATTTTATAAAGTTTCTATTTACTTAATAATATATTAATATTAATATAAAGGTATATGGGTTTACCACATTTTGATAGCGCTACCAAAATTATTAAATAGTAAACTCATAAAAATAATAGGAATTGATAAGGAGGTTCATATGAAAGCAAAAAAGTGGTTTTCAGTTCTTTTAGCCGTATTATTAGTAATCTCAACTGTTCCAAATGCATTTAAACCAAAAATTGTTCAAGCCGCAAGTAACACAAATTCTATTAATCTAGTTGACTCAAATGCATCAAAGAATACGAAACTTTTATTTAACTATTTAAAAAATGTTGGGCCTAAAAAAATTTTATTTGGACAACAACATGCTACGGATGAAGGTTTAACTTTAAAAGGATCCGGACAAAGAGCAGGATCTAAAGAATCGGAAATTAAAAATTCCGTTGGTGATTATCCAGCAATTTTTGGATGGGACACATTAAGTCTAGACGGTTATGAAAAACCTGGAGTTTCAGGTGACAGTGAAAAAAGTATTAAAAACTTAGCACAATCAATGAAAGCTGCACACGAATTAGGCGGGATTGTCACTTTAAGTATGCATCCATATAATTTTGTAACTGGTGGAAATTTTAATGATACGACAGGGAATGTAGTTGAACATATTTTACCTGGTGGAGAAAAAAATTCCGCTTTTAATAAATGGTTAGATAACATCGCTGCATTAGCTAAGGAATTATCAAAAGATGATATTCCACTCATTTTCCGACCTTTCCATGAGCAAACCGGAAACTGGTTCTGGTGGGGAGCAAATACGACAACTTCTGACCAATATAAAGCCATCTTCCGTTATACCGTAGAATATTTACGAGATGTAAAAGACGTACACAATATTCTATATGCTTACTCACCTGGTGCAGGGCCTGGGGGGGACAAGGAACGGTATTTAGAAACTTATCCTGGTGATGAATACGTTGATATTTTTGGTATCGATAAATATGATAACAAACAAAATGCCGGGTCTGAAAGTTTTTTTAACGATTTAATTAAAGACTTGGAAATGTTAGTTGATCTCGCGGATGAGAAAGGGAAAATCGCAGCACTAACAGAATTTGGATATAGCCCTGAAGGATTGAAAAAAACAGGAAATCATTTAACTTGGTTTACAGATTTACTGAATGCAATAAAGAAAAGTGAAAAAGCAAGTCGAATTTCTTATATGTTAACATGGGCAAACTTTGGTTGGCCAAACAATATATTTGTCCCATATAAAGATATAAATGGTGATTTAGGCGGTGACCATGAATTACTACCAGATTTCATCAACTTTTATAACGATCGTTCAACAGCATTTTCGTCGGAAATAAAGGAAAAGAGATATTCCGGAGAAGTACCAACAACTGTAGAAAAACAACCTTTCATGCATGTTGCTTCCCCTGCTTCAGGGACAACCATTCGTGAAAATACAGTTACCATTCGTGCTAGAGTTTTAAATGATGTACCGAAAAAAGTTACGTACGCTGAAAAAGGATCTACAACTGAGCATGAAATGAAGTATGATGAACAATCAAGATATTACAAAGCAGAATGGTCACCATCCGGCGATGTAAATGGCTCATCTACAGAACTAACAATTAAATCAGTCATGTCTGATGGAACGGTACAAGTTGAAACAGTAAAAGTTTTTGTCAAAGTTCCAGAAATTATTTTAAAAGAATATCGTTTTGATGACGATATTAACGATTTCAAGAATAATGGTGCCTGGCCTGATTCGATAAAGATCGATATTAGTCATGCGGTTATTCATGATAATGGAATGTTGAAAATCTCGAGTGAAAACTTACAATCAAACGAAGACTGGCAGGAGTTAAAATTAGAACTAACCGACACCTTGAACTTTTCACTTCATACGATTAATAGAGTAACCTTCGATGCATATGTTCCAACTTCATTAAACAGTGGAAACGCTTCATTACGTAGTGTTGTGATGTTCCCTGATGATTGGGAAACAAAGCATGGAATAGCAACAACCGAGAGAAAGCTATCAGACCTTGAGACAGAAACCTTTGATGGTGTGGAATACGCAAAATATCCAGTTTCCATTGATATTACTGGTGTCAAACACAATCCAAAGACACTTGCGATTTCTATCGTAGGTTCTGCCTTAGCCGGTAATGGAGATATTTATATTGATAATATTAAGCTAATCAATCTATTTAAAGAAGCATCTCTTGACCCAAGCGTAATTGACGATTTCGAGAATTATCTTGGAGATAATGACTTACTTAAGAAGAACTACACATCTAATGGTGATGGAGTCACTGTTTCTCTATCCACAGAAAATAAAAACGATGGAGAATATGGACTGAAATATGACTACAAGTTAGCTAGTCAAGGATACACAGGTGCGAACAAAACATTAGGTGGGGTAGATTGGTCTGAATATAATCAATTAAAATTTTGGATAAAACCCGATGGAAAATCCCAAAGATTAAATATTCAACTTACAATTGATGGCGTTGGTTATGAAGCATATCGTTATTACGATAATGAAGAACCGAGAATGGAAACCATTAATTTTGCCGAATTCAAACCAGCTTCATGGGCTGATCAAAGCTTAATTTTAACAAAGGAAAAACTTAAAAATGTAAGTACATTCTCAATTTATGTCGATGCAGTGGATAAAGCAAAACTAGAAAGTACACTTTACTTCGATGATATAAAAGTTTTTAAAGACAAAGAGGCGCCAGACATACCAGAAAATGGAGATGGCCAGGTACGTAAACCAGAAAAACCTGGTATTTTATATGATTTTGAGAACGATGTAGAAGACTTTGATGTGACACAAAATCATTCTGAAGCAACAAAGCCGAAAGTAACAGATGAATTTGCTACTAGTGGGAAACATTCATTGGTTACTGAATTCAATTTATCTAAAAGTGGTGGCTTCGAGCTAAGTAAAATAACTGATTTAAACCTAGCTAGTATTGATGCCATATCAGCAAATGTAAAACTTTCTAGTGGTTCTGCTGATGTAAAACTTTATATTAAAACTGGAAATGATTGGGCATGGGCAGATTCTGGAACCTATCATGTCGGAACCGATGGATTTACTAAAGTTACTTTCCCACTAAAAGGAATTAATCAAGCACAACTTGAACAAGTAAAAGCAATCGGACTACAAGTATTACCTAAAAATGGAGAAGGAAAAGCAAAATTATATTTAGATGAGGTTACTCTCGAAGGTAAAGCAATTGAGGAACCAACACGGAAACCATTATTATTCGACTTTGAAGATGGGACAAATAACTGGAAAATTGGCTATAGTGAAAACGAAACAACCGAGGTAACAACAACATCAGAAAATGCTATCAATGGTTCAAGTTTGACTACTACTTTTAATTTAAGTAAAGGCAAATTTAGTTTGCAAACATCAGAGATTAAAGACCTTACCGGAGAAAATGCCTTATATGCAAAAGTTAAGATTTCTAAAGGAAAAGCAAATGTGAAATTATACATGCAAACAGGTTCTGCTTGGAATTGGGTTGATAGCGGAGAAGTAAGTATTGAAGAAAACCAAGTAGTCACTTTGAAATTACCGCTCACTGATATAAAGGAACTCAAATCTATCCAAGCAATTGGTATTGAAATTCTTCCAATCGAAGGAGTAGGAAATGCTAATGTCTATGTAGATGACGTTTCCTTAATAGAGTTAAGTGATGAACCAGATACAGATAAACCGGATGGCGAGAATCCAGATGTAGACAAGCCTGACACGGATAAACCGGATGGCGAGAATCCAGATGTAGACAAGCCTGACACGGATAAACCGGATAGCGAAAAACCGGATACGGACAAGCCTGACACGGATAAACCGGATAATGAAAACCCGGATACGGACAAGCCTGACACGGATAAACCGGATAATGAAAACCCGGATACGGACAAGCCTGACACGGACAAACCGGATANNNNNNNNNNNNNNNNNNNNNNNNNNNNNNNNNNNNNNNNNNNNNNNNNNNNNNNNNNNNNNNNNNNNNNNNNNNNNNNNNNNNNNNNNNNNNNNNNNNNNNNNNNNNNNNNNNNNNNNNNNNNNNNNNNNNNNNNNNNNNNNNNNNNNNNNNNNNNNNNNNNNNNNNNNNNNNNNNNNNNNNNNNNNNNNNNNNNNNNNNNNNNNNNNNNNNNNNNNNNNNNNNNNNNNNNNNNNNNNNNNNNNNNNNNNNNNNNNNNNNNNNNNNNNNNNNNNNNNNNNNNNNNNNNNNNNNNNNNNNNNNNNNNNNNNNNNNNNNNNNNNNNNNNNNNNNNNNNNNNNNNNNNNNNNNNNNNNNNNNNNNNNNNNNNNNNNNNNNNNNNNNNNNNNNNNNNNNNNNNNNNNNNNNNNNNNNNNNNNNNNNNNNNNNNNNNNNNNNNNNNNNNNNNNNNNNNNNNNNNNNNNNNNNNNNNNNNNNNNNNNNNNNNNNNNNNNNNNNNNNNNNNNNNNNNNNNNNNNNNNNNNNNNNNNNNNNNNNNNNNNNNNNNNNNNNNNNNNNNNNNNNNNNNNNNNNNNNNNNNNNNNNNNNNNNNNNNNNNNNNNNNNNNNNNNNNNNNNNNNNNNNNNNNNNNNNNNNNNNNNNNNNNNNNNNNNNNNNNNNNNNNNNNNNNNNNNNNNNNNNNNNNNNNNNNNNNNNNNNNNNNNNNNNNNNNNNNNNNNNNNNNNNNNNNNNNNNNNNNNNNNNNNNNNNNNNNNNNNNNNNNNNNNNNNNNNNNNNNNNNNNNNNNNNNNNNNNNNNNNNNNNNNNNNNNNNNNNNNNNNNNNNNNNNNNNNNNNNNNNNNNNNNNNNNNNNNNNNNNNNNNNNNNNNNNNNNNNNNNNNNNNNNNNNNNNNNNNNNNNNNNNNNNNNNNNNNNNNNNNNNNNNNNNNNNNNNNNNNNNNNNNNNNNNNNNNNNNNNNNNNNNNNNNNNNNNNNNNNNNNNNNNNNNNNNNNNNNNNNNNNNNNNNNNNNNNNNNNNNNNNNNNNNNNNNNNNNNNNNNNNNNNNNNNNNNNNNNNN is a genomic window containing:
- a CDS encoding alpha-galactosidase; this translates as MPIYYDEKHSLFHLQSSNVSYIFQIINGYPVHAYWGEKLNHGTHLIILLEQEKGDFLDKLPQEYPQYGSGDHRQPAYQIQLQSDGSRVSELVYKNHKIIKGKPELNGLPAVYIESEDEAETLQLHLIDSYSKLEVVLNYSVFKNFNAITRSVLFINNGGEKLKLLRTLSSSVDFRGDDFETLYLSGAWTREAHIQRRPVSPGTISIESRRGASSHQLNPFFALLRPNTDEKQGDIYGFSFIYSGNFLASAEVDQFNNTRVSIGLNPFDFTWNLSPGEEFQTPEAVMVYSSEGIGGMSRTYHKLYRTRLARGIYRDKERPILVNNWEATYFNFTEDKIEEIAKVGAELGIELFVLDDGWFGKRDDDTTSLGDWFEDKRKLPNGLEGLSKRVTELGLKFGLWVEPEMISPDSELYRKHPDWCLHVKGRRRTLARTQLILDLTRKEVRDYVVNVLSDIFARVPIAYIKWDMNRFMTEIGSIGWSNEHQMEIAHRYILGLYEILEHVTTKFPHILFESCSSGGGRFDPGMLYYMPQTWTSDDTDAIERLKIQYGTSIVYPISSIGAHVSAIPNHQVGRNTPITTRGHVAMSGNFGYELDLTKFTNDEKKIVKDQVKIYKEIRSLVQQGDLYRLLSPFEGNETSWMFVSEDKKEAIAFYFRVLAEPHAPYKRLLLQGLNPNIKYQVDGFTDTFYGDYLMLAGIPISPENHDYSSLMIRIQAVDKE
- a CDS encoding glycosyl hydrolase; this translates as MKAKKWFSVLLAVLLVISTVPNAFKPKIVQAASNTNSINLVDSNASKNTKLLFNYLKNVGPKKILFGQQHATDEGLTLKGSGQRAGSKESEIKNSVGDYPAIFGWDTLSLDGYEKPGVSGDSEKSIKNLAQSMKAAHELGGIVTLSMHPYNFVTGGNFNDTTGNVVEHILPGGEKNSAFNKWLDNIAALAKELSKDDIPLIFRPFHEQTGNWFWWGANTTTSDQYKAIFRYTVEYLRDVKDVHNILYAYSPGAGPGGDKERYLETYPGDEYVDIFGIDKYDNKQNAGSESFFNDLIKDLEMLVDLADEKGKIAALTEFGYSPEGLKKTGNHLTWFTDLLNAIKKSEKASRISYMLTWANFGWPNNIFVPYKDINGDLGGDHELLPDFINFYNDRSTAFSSEIKEKRYSGEVPTTVEKQPFMHVASPASGTTIRENTVTIRARVLNDVPKKVTYAEKGSTTEHEMKYDEQSRYYKAEWSPSGDVNGSSTELTIKSVMSDGTVQVETVKVFVKVPEIILKEYRFDDDINDFKNNGAWPDSIKIDISHAVIHDNGMLKISSENLQSNEDWQELKLELTDTLNFSLHTINRVTFDAYVPTSLNSGNASLRSVVMFPDDWETKHGIATTERKLSDLETETFDGVEYAKYPVSIDITGVKHNPKTLAISIVGSALAGNGDIYIDNIKLINLFKEASLDPSVIDDFENYLGDNDLLKKNYTSNGDGVTVSLSTENKNDGEYGLKYDYKLASQGYTGANKTLGGVDWSEYNQLKFWIKPDGKSQRLNIQLTIDGVGYEAYRYYDNEEPRMETINFAEFKPASWADQSLILTKEKLKNVSTFSIYVDAVDKAKLESTLYFDDIKVFKDKEAPDIPENGDGQVRKPEKPGILYDFENDVEDFDVTQNHSEATKPKVTDEFATSGKHSLVTEFNLSKSGGFELSKITDLNLASIDAISANVKLSSGSADVKLYIKTGNDWAWADSGTYHVGTDGFTKVTFPLKGINQAQLEQVKAIGLQVLPKNGEGKAKLYLDEVTLEGKAIEEPTRKPLLFDFEDGTNNWKIGYSENETTEVTTTSENAINGSSLTTTFNLSKGKFSLQTSEIKDLTGENALYAKVKISKGKANVKLYMQTGSAWNWVDSGEVSIEENQVVTLKLPLTDIKELKSIQAIGIEILPIEGVGNANVYVDDVSLIELSDEPDTDKPDGENPDVDKPDTDKPDGENPDVDKPDTDKPDSEKPDTDKPDTDKPDNENPDTDKPDTDKPDNENPDTDKPDTDKPD